One Ictalurus furcatus strain D&B chromosome 25, Billie_1.0, whole genome shotgun sequence DNA window includes the following coding sequences:
- the thbs1b gene encoding thrombospondin-1 isoform X2 — protein sequence MKLTGIFLLVMLWSCESARVAESRDDNSVYDLFELVQVSKKHHGVMPVKGDDPYSPAYKILNPDLIPPVPESAFRDLVDSVQAERGFLFLVNFKQARRTRGSLFTVEKRDGSGTLFEVVSNGKANTLDIVFATENKQQVVSIEEAELATGHWKNITLLVQEDRVHFYVGCEEVNNAELDVSIQSVLTPETPSIANLRIGKGAVNERFMGVLQNVRFVFGTTLDAILRNKGCQNSVTDTITLHNPVNGSSPAIRTDYTGHKTKDLQMICGYTCEDLASMFKELKTLGVMVKDLTDKLRKVTNDNPLLGGTLGIHSGVCLHNGILHRNKDEWTVDDCTECTCQNSATVCRKISCPLLPCANATVPDGECCPRCGTPSDYAEDGWSPWSEWTHCSVSCGKGIQQRGRSCDRINNNCEGTSVQTRDCYLQECDKRFKQDGNWSHWSPWSSCSVTCGSGVITRIRLCNSPTPQLGGKECQGQGRQTEKCEKSQCPINGGWGPWSPWDTCSATCGGGVQNRKRLCNSPLPKYGGKDCVGDGTATQLCNKQACPIDGCLSNPCFAGAKCTSFPDGSWKCGKCPAGYTGNGINCKDIDECKEVPDACFEFNGVHRCENTVPGYNCLPCPPRYSGAQPFGRGVEEAAVKKQVCTPRNPCLDGSHDCNKNARCNYLGHFADPMFRCECKPGYAGNGHICGEDTDLDGWPNADLVCVENATYHCKKDNCPNLPNSGQEDYDKDGIGDACDDDDDDDGIPDDRDNCPFLYNPRQYDYDRDDVGDRCDNCPYNSNPDQTDTDNNGEGDACAVDIDGDGILNEKDNCPYLYNVDQKDTDLDGVGDQCDNCPLEHNPDQLDTDSDLVGDKCDSNQDIDEDGHQNNLDNCPYIPNANQADHDKDGKGDACDYDDDNDGIPDDKDNCRLVFNPDQLDTDGDGRGDVCKDDFDQDNVLDIYDVCPENFDISETDFRKFQMVPLDPKGTSQIDPNWVVRHQGKELVQTVNCDPGIAVGFDEFNAVDFSGTFFINTERDDDYAGFVFGYQSSSRFYVVMWKQITQTYWSNTPTKAQGYSGLSIKVVNSTTGPGEHLRNALWHTGDTPGQVRTLWHDPKNVGWKDFTAYRWHLTHRPRTGHIRVVMYEGKKIMADSGRIYDKTYAGGRLGLFVFSQEMVYFSDLKYECRDA from the exons ATGAAGTTAACAGGAATATTTTTATTAGTGATGCTTTGGAGCTGCGAGAGCGCACGAGTGGCAG AAAGCAGAGACGACAACAGCGTTTACGACCTGTTCGAGCTCGTTCAAGTGTCTAAGAAGCACCACGGGGTCATGCCCGTGAAGGGCGACGACCCCTACAGTCCAGCCTACAAGATCCTGAACCCGGACCTGATCCCGCCGGTGCCCGAGAGCGCGTTCCGAGACCTGGTGGACTCGGTGCAGGCGGAGCGCGGCTTCCTGTTCCTGGTCAACTTCAAGCAGGCGCGGCGCACCAGGGGCTCCCTGTTCACCGTGGAGAAGCGTGACGGCTCCGGCACCCTGTTCGAGGTAGTCTCCAATGGCAAAGCCAATACGCTGGACATCGTGTTCGCCACGGAAAACAAACAGCAAGTGGTGTCCATCGAGGAAGCGGAACTGGCCACGGGTCACTGGAAGAACATTACGCTCTTGGTGCAGGAGGACAGGGTGCACTTCTATGTCGGATGCGAGGAGGTGAACAACGCCGAGCTGGACGTGTCCATCCAGAGCGTGCTCACTCCGGAGACGCCAAGCATCGCCAACCTGCGGATCGGCAAGGGAGCCGTTAATGAAAGATTCATG GGTGTGCTCCAAAACGTTCGATTCGTTTTTGGGACCACTCTGGATGCAATACTGAGGAATAAAGGGTGTCAAAACT CCGTTACTGACACTATAACTCTACATAATCCGGTTAATGGATCCAGTCCAGCTATCAGAACTGATTATACTGGCCACAAAACAAAAG ATTTGCAGATGATTTGTGGATATACCTGTGAGGACCTGGCCAGCATGTTTAAGGAACTAAAGACTCTTGGTGTAATGGTGAAAGATCTGACCGACAAGCTCCGCAAAGTG ACAAATGACAACCCTTTGCTTGGTGGAACCTTGGGAATCCATTCTGGTGTCTGTCTCCACAATGGCATTTTGCATAGGAACAAGGACGAATGGACGGTGGATGACTGCACTGAGTGCACTTGCCAG AACTCGGCGACAGTGTGCCGTAAGATTTCCTGTCCCTTGCTTCCCTGTGCCAATGCAACTGTTCCTGATGGTGAATGCTGCCCCCGATGTGGAACTC CCAGTGACTATGCTGAGGATGGCTGGTCCCCCTGGTCTGAATGGACTCATTGTTCTGTGTCCTGTGGAAAGGGCATTCAGCAGCGTGGCCGCTCCTGTGACCGCATCAATAACAACTGCGAGGGCACATCTGTGCAAACGAGAGACTGCTACCTCCAGGAGTGTGACAAGCGCT TTAAGCAGGATGGCAACTGGAGCCACTGGTCGCCGTGGTCGTCTTGTTCAGTTACCTGTGGATCGGGAGTTATCACACGCATCCGTCTCTGCAACTCTCCTACTCCCCAGCTGGGAGGAAAAGAGTGTCAGGGCCAAGGCAGGCAGACTGAGAAATGTGAGAAGTCACAATGTCCAA TCAATGGTGGTTGGGGGCCATGGTCACCTTGGGATACCTGTTCAGCAACCTGTGGGGGCGGTGTCCAAAATCGCAAACGTCTTTGTAATAGTCCACTACCCAAGTACGGTGGCAAAGACTGTGTTGGTGATGGAACGGCTACTCAGCTGTGCAACAAGCAAGCGTGTCCTATCG atggatgtctgtccaATCCCTGTTTTGCTGGAGCCAAGTGTACAAGCTTTCCAGATGGGTCTTGGAAATGTGGAAAATGCCCAGCAGGTTACACTGGCAATGGTATTAACTGCAAAGACATTGACGAG TGCAAGGAGGTTCCTGATGCTTGCTTCGAATTTAATGGAGTCCATAGATGTGAAAATACAGTACCTGGCTACAACTGCCTGCCATGTCCTCCACGCTACAGTGGAGCACAGCCATTTGGCCGTGGAGTTGAGGAAGCTGCTGTGAAGAAACAG GTGTGCACACCTCGTAATCCTTGCCTTGATGGAAGCCATGACTGTAATAAGAATGCCCGCTGCAACTACCTGGGCCATTTCGCAGACCCCATGTTCCGCTGTGAGTGCAAGCCTGGCTACGCTGGGAATGGACACATCTGTGGCGAGGACACAGATCTGGATGGCTGGCCTAATGctgaccttgtgtgtgtggagaatgCTACCTACCACTGCAAGAAG GACAACTGCCCAAACCTTCCCAATTCTGGTCAGGAGGACTATGACAAGGATGGAATTGGTGATGCTtgtgatgacgacgatgatgatgatggcattCCTGACGACAGG GACAACTGCCCATTCCTTTACAATCCCAGACAGTATGACTATGACCGGGATGATGTTGGTGACCGCTGTGACAACTGCCCATACAATAGCAACCCTGACCAGACTGACACAGACAACAACGGTGAAGGTGATGCGTGTGCCGTAGACATTGATGGCGATG GTATTCTGAATGAAAAGGATAACTGTCCTTATCTGTACAATGTGGACCAAAAAGATACTGATCTGGACGGGGTTGGTGACCAGTGTGATAACTGCCCTCTGGAGCACAATCCTGACCAG CTGGATACAGACTCTGACCTTGTAGGAGATAAGTGTGATAGCAATCAGGACATTGACGAAGATGGTCATCAAAACAACCTGGACAACTGCCCTTATATTCCCAATGCCAACCAGGCTGACCATGACAAAGATGGCAAAGGAGATGCttgtgattatgatgatgacaatgatggcATCCCTGATGATAAAGATAACTGTCGACTGGTTTTCAACCCAGATCAGCTGGACACTGATG GTGATGGACGTGGTGATGTTTGTAAGGATGACTTTGACCAGGACAACGTTCTAGACATCTATGATGTGTGCCCAGAGAACTTTGACATCAGTGAGACTGACTTCCGCAAGTTCCAGATGGTGCCTCTGGACCCCAAGGGCACTTCCCAGATTGATCCTAACTGGGTGGTTCGTCACCAAGGGAAAGAGTTGGTTCAGACAGTTAACTGTGACCCAGGCATTGCTGTTG gTTTTGATGAGTTTAATGCTGTGGACTTCAGTGGGACGTTCTTcataaatacagagagagatgatgacTATGCAGGATTTGTGTTTGGTTACCAATCCAGCTCTCGCTTCTATGTGGTGATGTGGAAGCAGATAACTCAGACCTACTGGTCCAACACACCCACCAAGGCACAGGGTTACTCAGGGCTGTCAATCAAAGTGGTTAACTCAACCACTGGACCAGGTGAACACCTAAGGAATGCCCTTTGGCACACTGGGGATACTCCTGGACAG GTCCGCACTCTGTGGCATGACCCTAAGAATGTTGGTTGGAAGGATTTTACTGCCTACAGATGGCACCTGACTCACAGACCAAGAACAGGACACATAAG GGTTGTTATGTATGAAGGAAAGAAGATCATGGCAGATTCTGGAAGAATCTATGACAAAACATATGCAGGTGGACGACTAGGTCTTTTTGTCTTCTCACAAGAGATGGTATACTTCTCAGACCTTAAATATGAATGCAGAG atGCATAA
- the thbs1b gene encoding thrombospondin-1 isoform X1 yields MIYFKVMNAVYRSKRRGSAMKLTGIFLLVMLWSCESARVAESRDDNSVYDLFELVQVSKKHHGVMPVKGDDPYSPAYKILNPDLIPPVPESAFRDLVDSVQAERGFLFLVNFKQARRTRGSLFTVEKRDGSGTLFEVVSNGKANTLDIVFATENKQQVVSIEEAELATGHWKNITLLVQEDRVHFYVGCEEVNNAELDVSIQSVLTPETPSIANLRIGKGAVNERFMGVLQNVRFVFGTTLDAILRNKGCQNSVTDTITLHNPVNGSSPAIRTDYTGHKTKDLQMICGYTCEDLASMFKELKTLGVMVKDLTDKLRKVTNDNPLLGGTLGIHSGVCLHNGILHRNKDEWTVDDCTECTCQNSATVCRKISCPLLPCANATVPDGECCPRCGTPSDYAEDGWSPWSEWTHCSVSCGKGIQQRGRSCDRINNNCEGTSVQTRDCYLQECDKRFKQDGNWSHWSPWSSCSVTCGSGVITRIRLCNSPTPQLGGKECQGQGRQTEKCEKSQCPINGGWGPWSPWDTCSATCGGGVQNRKRLCNSPLPKYGGKDCVGDGTATQLCNKQACPIDGCLSNPCFAGAKCTSFPDGSWKCGKCPAGYTGNGINCKDIDECKEVPDACFEFNGVHRCENTVPGYNCLPCPPRYSGAQPFGRGVEEAAVKKQVCTPRNPCLDGSHDCNKNARCNYLGHFADPMFRCECKPGYAGNGHICGEDTDLDGWPNADLVCVENATYHCKKDNCPNLPNSGQEDYDKDGIGDACDDDDDDDGIPDDRDNCPFLYNPRQYDYDRDDVGDRCDNCPYNSNPDQTDTDNNGEGDACAVDIDGDGILNEKDNCPYLYNVDQKDTDLDGVGDQCDNCPLEHNPDQLDTDSDLVGDKCDSNQDIDEDGHQNNLDNCPYIPNANQADHDKDGKGDACDYDDDNDGIPDDKDNCRLVFNPDQLDTDGDGRGDVCKDDFDQDNVLDIYDVCPENFDISETDFRKFQMVPLDPKGTSQIDPNWVVRHQGKELVQTVNCDPGIAVGFDEFNAVDFSGTFFINTERDDDYAGFVFGYQSSSRFYVVMWKQITQTYWSNTPTKAQGYSGLSIKVVNSTTGPGEHLRNALWHTGDTPGQVRTLWHDPKNVGWKDFTAYRWHLTHRPRTGHIRVVMYEGKKIMADSGRIYDKTYAGGRLGLFVFSQEMVYFSDLKYECRDA; encoded by the exons atgatttaCTTTAAGGTTATGAATGCTGTTTACAGGAGCAAGAGAAGAGGCTCTGCAATGAAGTTAACAGGAATATTTTTATTAGTGATGCTTTGGAGCTGCGAGAGCGCACGAGTGGCAG AAAGCAGAGACGACAACAGCGTTTACGACCTGTTCGAGCTCGTTCAAGTGTCTAAGAAGCACCACGGGGTCATGCCCGTGAAGGGCGACGACCCCTACAGTCCAGCCTACAAGATCCTGAACCCGGACCTGATCCCGCCGGTGCCCGAGAGCGCGTTCCGAGACCTGGTGGACTCGGTGCAGGCGGAGCGCGGCTTCCTGTTCCTGGTCAACTTCAAGCAGGCGCGGCGCACCAGGGGCTCCCTGTTCACCGTGGAGAAGCGTGACGGCTCCGGCACCCTGTTCGAGGTAGTCTCCAATGGCAAAGCCAATACGCTGGACATCGTGTTCGCCACGGAAAACAAACAGCAAGTGGTGTCCATCGAGGAAGCGGAACTGGCCACGGGTCACTGGAAGAACATTACGCTCTTGGTGCAGGAGGACAGGGTGCACTTCTATGTCGGATGCGAGGAGGTGAACAACGCCGAGCTGGACGTGTCCATCCAGAGCGTGCTCACTCCGGAGACGCCAAGCATCGCCAACCTGCGGATCGGCAAGGGAGCCGTTAATGAAAGATTCATG GGTGTGCTCCAAAACGTTCGATTCGTTTTTGGGACCACTCTGGATGCAATACTGAGGAATAAAGGGTGTCAAAACT CCGTTACTGACACTATAACTCTACATAATCCGGTTAATGGATCCAGTCCAGCTATCAGAACTGATTATACTGGCCACAAAACAAAAG ATTTGCAGATGATTTGTGGATATACCTGTGAGGACCTGGCCAGCATGTTTAAGGAACTAAAGACTCTTGGTGTAATGGTGAAAGATCTGACCGACAAGCTCCGCAAAGTG ACAAATGACAACCCTTTGCTTGGTGGAACCTTGGGAATCCATTCTGGTGTCTGTCTCCACAATGGCATTTTGCATAGGAACAAGGACGAATGGACGGTGGATGACTGCACTGAGTGCACTTGCCAG AACTCGGCGACAGTGTGCCGTAAGATTTCCTGTCCCTTGCTTCCCTGTGCCAATGCAACTGTTCCTGATGGTGAATGCTGCCCCCGATGTGGAACTC CCAGTGACTATGCTGAGGATGGCTGGTCCCCCTGGTCTGAATGGACTCATTGTTCTGTGTCCTGTGGAAAGGGCATTCAGCAGCGTGGCCGCTCCTGTGACCGCATCAATAACAACTGCGAGGGCACATCTGTGCAAACGAGAGACTGCTACCTCCAGGAGTGTGACAAGCGCT TTAAGCAGGATGGCAACTGGAGCCACTGGTCGCCGTGGTCGTCTTGTTCAGTTACCTGTGGATCGGGAGTTATCACACGCATCCGTCTCTGCAACTCTCCTACTCCCCAGCTGGGAGGAAAAGAGTGTCAGGGCCAAGGCAGGCAGACTGAGAAATGTGAGAAGTCACAATGTCCAA TCAATGGTGGTTGGGGGCCATGGTCACCTTGGGATACCTGTTCAGCAACCTGTGGGGGCGGTGTCCAAAATCGCAAACGTCTTTGTAATAGTCCACTACCCAAGTACGGTGGCAAAGACTGTGTTGGTGATGGAACGGCTACTCAGCTGTGCAACAAGCAAGCGTGTCCTATCG atggatgtctgtccaATCCCTGTTTTGCTGGAGCCAAGTGTACAAGCTTTCCAGATGGGTCTTGGAAATGTGGAAAATGCCCAGCAGGTTACACTGGCAATGGTATTAACTGCAAAGACATTGACGAG TGCAAGGAGGTTCCTGATGCTTGCTTCGAATTTAATGGAGTCCATAGATGTGAAAATACAGTACCTGGCTACAACTGCCTGCCATGTCCTCCACGCTACAGTGGAGCACAGCCATTTGGCCGTGGAGTTGAGGAAGCTGCTGTGAAGAAACAG GTGTGCACACCTCGTAATCCTTGCCTTGATGGAAGCCATGACTGTAATAAGAATGCCCGCTGCAACTACCTGGGCCATTTCGCAGACCCCATGTTCCGCTGTGAGTGCAAGCCTGGCTACGCTGGGAATGGACACATCTGTGGCGAGGACACAGATCTGGATGGCTGGCCTAATGctgaccttgtgtgtgtggagaatgCTACCTACCACTGCAAGAAG GACAACTGCCCAAACCTTCCCAATTCTGGTCAGGAGGACTATGACAAGGATGGAATTGGTGATGCTtgtgatgacgacgatgatgatgatggcattCCTGACGACAGG GACAACTGCCCATTCCTTTACAATCCCAGACAGTATGACTATGACCGGGATGATGTTGGTGACCGCTGTGACAACTGCCCATACAATAGCAACCCTGACCAGACTGACACAGACAACAACGGTGAAGGTGATGCGTGTGCCGTAGACATTGATGGCGATG GTATTCTGAATGAAAAGGATAACTGTCCTTATCTGTACAATGTGGACCAAAAAGATACTGATCTGGACGGGGTTGGTGACCAGTGTGATAACTGCCCTCTGGAGCACAATCCTGACCAG CTGGATACAGACTCTGACCTTGTAGGAGATAAGTGTGATAGCAATCAGGACATTGACGAAGATGGTCATCAAAACAACCTGGACAACTGCCCTTATATTCCCAATGCCAACCAGGCTGACCATGACAAAGATGGCAAAGGAGATGCttgtgattatgatgatgacaatgatggcATCCCTGATGATAAAGATAACTGTCGACTGGTTTTCAACCCAGATCAGCTGGACACTGATG GTGATGGACGTGGTGATGTTTGTAAGGATGACTTTGACCAGGACAACGTTCTAGACATCTATGATGTGTGCCCAGAGAACTTTGACATCAGTGAGACTGACTTCCGCAAGTTCCAGATGGTGCCTCTGGACCCCAAGGGCACTTCCCAGATTGATCCTAACTGGGTGGTTCGTCACCAAGGGAAAGAGTTGGTTCAGACAGTTAACTGTGACCCAGGCATTGCTGTTG gTTTTGATGAGTTTAATGCTGTGGACTTCAGTGGGACGTTCTTcataaatacagagagagatgatgacTATGCAGGATTTGTGTTTGGTTACCAATCCAGCTCTCGCTTCTATGTGGTGATGTGGAAGCAGATAACTCAGACCTACTGGTCCAACACACCCACCAAGGCACAGGGTTACTCAGGGCTGTCAATCAAAGTGGTTAACTCAACCACTGGACCAGGTGAACACCTAAGGAATGCCCTTTGGCACACTGGGGATACTCCTGGACAG GTCCGCACTCTGTGGCATGACCCTAAGAATGTTGGTTGGAAGGATTTTACTGCCTACAGATGGCACCTGACTCACAGACCAAGAACAGGACACATAAG GGTTGTTATGTATGAAGGAAAGAAGATCATGGCAGATTCTGGAAGAATCTATGACAAAACATATGCAGGTGGACGACTAGGTCTTTTTGTCTTCTCACAAGAGATGGTATACTTCTCAGACCTTAAATATGAATGCAGAG atGCATAA